The Dermacentor albipictus isolate Rhodes 1998 colony chromosome 2, USDA_Dalb.pri_finalv2, whole genome shotgun sequence genome has a segment encoding these proteins:
- the LOC135919330 gene encoding beta-hexosaminidase subunit beta-like isoform X1, with amino-acid sequence MRSPLLRILLVLATLVLAYAFITYIEVRHPLRGRRPPPGSPWPAPRRWQSLPLQRSLDPDTFALRSAAAESCDVIAKALVRYRKLAFLGDTRRGLSEGGDGASAVVHDRVLPELGVEVTHYLGQEYCGYPQHKDDESYSLVVPEHGDAVLRSHTVWGALRGLETFSQLVHQDSVSKAFLINVTIVDDSPRFSYRGVLLDSSRHFQTIKVLKQSLDAMAYNKFNAFHWHLVDDQSWPLEMATYPNLTQSAYSPRYVYSREDVQDIIEYARLRGIRVIPEIDTPGHTQALGKIFPEILTACYFNRTRGKPNYPKHAAFEMLDPTQNYTYDVMRSIFQEVIEVFKDRYIHLGMDEVYYSCWQSSPEIAKFMKKQGFRNLSQLEQYYVERTLANVRKLGAKYMIWQDPIDKNVHAANDTLVVIWKGGPWHKNVTPWQTHARAVARKGYQMVVSACWYLNHIRDGPDWKDFYRCDPRGFNGTEREKNLVVGGEACMWGEYVDGTNLISRLWPRASAVAERLWSSAGVNNTDDAALRLDQQRCRMLRRGIPTQPILNGYCGDYELDMDTPYHID; translated from the exons ATGAGATCACCGCTTCTGAGGATTTTACTGGTCCTGGCTACACTGGTACTGGCCTACGCCTTCATTACCTACATAGAAGTCCGCCATCCGCTCCGG GGCCGGCGGCCTCCGCCAGGATCTCCGTGGCCCGCTCCTCGGCGATGGCAGTCGTTGCCGCTGCAGCGCAGCCTGGATCCGGACACGTTCGCACTAAGATCGGCAGCCGCCGAATCGTGCGACGTGATAGCCAAGGCTCTGGTTCGCTACCGCAAGCTCGCCTTCCTCGGAGACACGCGAAGAGGTCTTTCGGAAGGAGGAGATGGCGCCTCGGCCGTCGTCCACGACCGAGTACTGCCCGAGCTCGGGGTCGAGGTGACTCACTATCTGGGACAGGAATACTGCGGCTACCCGCAGCACAAGGACGACGAGAGCT ATTCCCTTGTTGTACCAGAACACGGCGACGCTGTACTGAGGTCTCACACTGTCTGGGGTGCTTTACGTG GACTCGAAACGTTCAGTCAACTCGTTCATCAGGATTCTGTTAGCAAAGCG TTTCTCATAAATGTGACCATTGTGGATGACTCCCCCAGGTTCTCCTACAGAGGCGTACTGCTTGATTCGTCGAGACATTTTCAAACTATAAAGGTTCTTAAGCAGAGCTTG GACGCCATGGCCTACAACAAATTTAATGCCTTCCACTGGCATCTCGTCGACGACCAGTCGTGGCCGCTGGAAATGGCAACGTACCCGAACTTGACGCAG AGTGCGTATTCCCCAAGATACGTGTATAGTCGAGAAGACGTTCAGGACATCATCGAGTACGCTCGGCTGCGTGGGATCCGCGTCATCCCTGAGATCGACACTCCGGGACACACGCAAGCCCTGGGAAAGATCTTCCCCG AGATCCTCACAGCGTGCTACTTCAATCGCACCCGGGGAAAACCAAACTACCCCAAGCACGCGGCGTTTGAGATGCTGGACCCCACACAGAACTACACTTATGACGTCATGAGAAGCATCTTTCAAGAAGTCATCGAGGTTTTTAAGGACCGCTACATACACCTAGGCATGGATGAAGTCTACTACTCCTGCTG GCAATCAAGTCCCGAGATTGCCAAGTTTATGAAGAAGCAAGGTTTCCGCAACTTGAGCCAGCTTGAGCAGTACTATGTCGAGCGGACACTGGCCAACGTCCGGAAGCTGGGTGCCAAGTACATGATCTGGCAAGACCCCATTGACAAAAATGTCCAC GCGGCAAACGACACTCTGGTTGTGATCTGGAAAGGCGGACCATGGCACAAAAATGTGACGCCGTGGCAGACCCATGCCAGAGCTGTCGCGCGCAAGGGATACCAGATGGTGGTGTCGGCTTGCTGGTACCTGAACCACATCCGCGATGGGCCAGACTGGAAGGACTTCTACCGGTGCGATCCTCGTGGCTTTAACG GCACGGAACGAGAAAAGAACTTGGTCGTCGGCGGTGAGGCTTGTATGTGGGGCGAATACGTCGACGGCACCAATTTGATCTCCAGGCTTTG GCCTCGCGCTTCAGCCGTTGCCGAGCGTTTGTGGAGCAGCGCTGGCGTCAATAACACGGACGACGCCGCATTACGGCTGGACCAACAACGCTGCCGTATGCTCAG aCGCGGCATACCGACGCAGCCAATCTTGAACGGCTACTGCGGTGACTACGAATTGGATATGGACACTCCGTATCACATCGACTAA
- the LOC135919330 gene encoding beta-hexosaminidase subunit beta-like isoform X2 has protein sequence MLVNAASGRRPPPGSPWPAPRRWQSLPLQRSLDPDTFALRSAAAESCDVIAKALVRYRKLAFLGDTRRGLSEGGDGASAVVHDRVLPELGVEVTHYLGQEYCGYPQHKDDESYSLVVPEHGDAVLRSHTVWGALRGLETFSQLVHQDSVSKAFLINVTIVDDSPRFSYRGVLLDSSRHFQTIKVLKQSLDAMAYNKFNAFHWHLVDDQSWPLEMATYPNLTQSAYSPRYVYSREDVQDIIEYARLRGIRVIPEIDTPGHTQALGKIFPEILTACYFNRTRGKPNYPKHAAFEMLDPTQNYTYDVMRSIFQEVIEVFKDRYIHLGMDEVYYSCWQSSPEIAKFMKKQGFRNLSQLEQYYVERTLANVRKLGAKYMIWQDPIDKNVHAANDTLVVIWKGGPWHKNVTPWQTHARAVARKGYQMVVSACWYLNHIRDGPDWKDFYRCDPRGFNGTEREKNLVVGGEACMWGEYVDGTNLISRLWPRASAVAERLWSSAGVNNTDDAALRLDQQRCRMLRRGIPTQPILNGYCGDYELDMDTPYHID, from the exons ATGCTTGTAAACGCGGCGTCT GGCCGGCGGCCTCCGCCAGGATCTCCGTGGCCCGCTCCTCGGCGATGGCAGTCGTTGCCGCTGCAGCGCAGCCTGGATCCGGACACGTTCGCACTAAGATCGGCAGCCGCCGAATCGTGCGACGTGATAGCCAAGGCTCTGGTTCGCTACCGCAAGCTCGCCTTCCTCGGAGACACGCGAAGAGGTCTTTCGGAAGGAGGAGATGGCGCCTCGGCCGTCGTCCACGACCGAGTACTGCCCGAGCTCGGGGTCGAGGTGACTCACTATCTGGGACAGGAATACTGCGGCTACCCGCAGCACAAGGACGACGAGAGCT ATTCCCTTGTTGTACCAGAACACGGCGACGCTGTACTGAGGTCTCACACTGTCTGGGGTGCTTTACGTG GACTCGAAACGTTCAGTCAACTCGTTCATCAGGATTCTGTTAGCAAAGCG TTTCTCATAAATGTGACCATTGTGGATGACTCCCCCAGGTTCTCCTACAGAGGCGTACTGCTTGATTCGTCGAGACATTTTCAAACTATAAAGGTTCTTAAGCAGAGCTTG GACGCCATGGCCTACAACAAATTTAATGCCTTCCACTGGCATCTCGTCGACGACCAGTCGTGGCCGCTGGAAATGGCAACGTACCCGAACTTGACGCAG AGTGCGTATTCCCCAAGATACGTGTATAGTCGAGAAGACGTTCAGGACATCATCGAGTACGCTCGGCTGCGTGGGATCCGCGTCATCCCTGAGATCGACACTCCGGGACACACGCAAGCCCTGGGAAAGATCTTCCCCG AGATCCTCACAGCGTGCTACTTCAATCGCACCCGGGGAAAACCAAACTACCCCAAGCACGCGGCGTTTGAGATGCTGGACCCCACACAGAACTACACTTATGACGTCATGAGAAGCATCTTTCAAGAAGTCATCGAGGTTTTTAAGGACCGCTACATACACCTAGGCATGGATGAAGTCTACTACTCCTGCTG GCAATCAAGTCCCGAGATTGCCAAGTTTATGAAGAAGCAAGGTTTCCGCAACTTGAGCCAGCTTGAGCAGTACTATGTCGAGCGGACACTGGCCAACGTCCGGAAGCTGGGTGCCAAGTACATGATCTGGCAAGACCCCATTGACAAAAATGTCCAC GCGGCAAACGACACTCTGGTTGTGATCTGGAAAGGCGGACCATGGCACAAAAATGTGACGCCGTGGCAGACCCATGCCAGAGCTGTCGCGCGCAAGGGATACCAGATGGTGGTGTCGGCTTGCTGGTACCTGAACCACATCCGCGATGGGCCAGACTGGAAGGACTTCTACCGGTGCGATCCTCGTGGCTTTAACG GCACGGAACGAGAAAAGAACTTGGTCGTCGGCGGTGAGGCTTGTATGTGGGGCGAATACGTCGACGGCACCAATTTGATCTCCAGGCTTTG GCCTCGCGCTTCAGCCGTTGCCGAGCGTTTGTGGAGCAGCGCTGGCGTCAATAACACGGACGACGCCGCATTACGGCTGGACCAACAACGCTGCCGTATGCTCAG aCGCGGCATACCGACGCAGCCAATCTTGAACGGCTACTGCGGTGACTACGAATTGGATATGGACACTCCGTATCACATCGACTAA